A genomic region of Clostridia bacterium contains the following coding sequences:
- a CDS encoding 4-(cytidine 5'-diphospho)-2-C-methyl-D-erythritol kinase yields the protein MSGLKLPACGKINLSLDVLARRADGYHELSSVMQSIGLADELCFQLNLAGDVNFECTDPGLAHGENLVVKAARLLKERFGVDRGVDIHLRKKLPVAAGLGGGSSDAAVTLKALNHLWGLGLSISHLVSLGRELGADVPFCLLGGTALAQGIGETITILPPVPRLWLVLVKPAVGLRAGQVYRRWDELQYRTNRYTPGVLKAIDQGDREQVLQAVGNDLERVVRSLVPEVEEILRKLVEAGAAKAMVSGSGPTVLGFVETREQAAALCRKLSNAYPEVYFTHTI from the coding sequence TTGAGTGGTCTGAAGTTACCGGCTTGCGGTAAAATAAACTTGTCACTGGATGTGCTGGCACGCCGGGCCGACGGCTATCACGAGCTGTCTTCCGTGATGCAGTCCATCGGGCTGGCGGATGAATTGTGTTTCCAGCTCAACCTGGCGGGGGACGTTAATTTTGAATGCACCGATCCCGGCCTGGCCCATGGGGAAAACCTGGTGGTGAAGGCAGCCCGCTTGCTGAAGGAGCGTTTTGGAGTGGACCGGGGCGTGGATATTCACCTAAGGAAAAAGCTGCCGGTGGCGGCGGGTCTCGGAGGAGGTTCCAGTGACGCGGCGGTGACGCTGAAAGCCCTTAATCATTTGTGGGGCCTTGGCCTGTCCATTTCCCACCTGGTTTCCCTGGGCCGGGAACTGGGGGCCGATGTCCCCTTTTGCCTCCTGGGAGGTACCGCCCTGGCCCAGGGCATTGGGGAGACGATTACCATTCTTCCGCCGGTGCCCAGGTTGTGGCTGGTACTGGTGAAACCGGCAGTAGGATTAAGGGCGGGACAAGTTTATCGCCGCTGGGACGAATTACAGTACCGGACCAACCGGTATACACCCGGGGTTTTAAAGGCCATCGATCAAGGAGACCGGGAACAAGTGCTGCAGGCGGTGGGCAATGATTTGGAAAGAGTGGTGCGGTCCCTGGTACCGGAGGTGGAGGAGATCCTCCGGAAGCTGGTGGAAGCAGGCGCCGCCAAAGCCATGGTCAGCGGCAGCGGCCCCACGGTCTTAGGCTTTGTGGAAACCCGGGAACAGGCAGCGGCACTGTGCCGGAAATTGAGCAACGCATATCCTGAGGTTTATTTTACACATACCATATAG